The genomic DNA GAATCGTGGAAATCCCGCCGAAGCTCAGGCGGACGTTGGGAGACAAACTGGAGGGACAGAGTTTCACCATTTCGTCGCACACGGGAGACGTTTGGAACCAGTTGCCGGTCGACATCAAGCGGCGAGTCGAATGCAAAACGGTAAAGCAGATCCCGTCCAAGCCGTTCGACGAAAGGTTGCTGCGACGGGCGAAGATGCTGCCGAGCAAGCAGCAGGATGCCATTCGTGCGCTACACGCACTCCGTCAGAAACTGTTCTTTCCGCGAATTCGTCGCTGTTAAGCCGCCAGGTCCAATAGCGGCTCGGCGGCGGCCTGGATTTCCGCCTCGGTCATGCCCGGCCGCAGAGCCGCTCGAATCTCTTTCCCCTGTAATTCCCGCCGCCATCCCCGCCGCTTGTCGGCGTGGCTCGGTCGCCGGGCGGCGTCGTCCCACGGGGCCGTCGCCCGGTGCCCGACGAGTGCGTCCGGGGTCGCGTTCCACGCCCATGCTTCGGTCATCACGAACGTCCACAGGCAGACATGGAACGCCCCGACGTTGGCGGGCAATCGCCGGACTTGTTGCTGGCCCGCTCCGACCACGTGCTTGAGGTCGCGGAACGTGGTCTCCAGGGTGAACCGGCCAGCTACCCGCGTCAGGATGTCGGCCACGGTGGCCGCCGGGTCGGTGCAGAAGTACGCCCGCCACCCGGTCGGCTCGTCGACCCGGACGACCCGGATGGCCCCGCCGGCCGGCCGCCACGTGGCGACGAACGTCTTGTACCGCTTGACCGTGGCCTTCCCGTACAGGTCGAACGTCCCGGTCGACCACCCGCCCTTCTGACCGGCCCGCTCGGCCAGGGACATCCGCCGGTCGCCGGAGATCCGTCGCCGCCCCCGCGGGCCCGGCCGCCGCGGACCGGGTTCCGTCCACAGGCCCGCGTCCTTCCGCAGGCGGCTGACGACCCGCACCCCGAGGGCGTTCACCGGCGTCAGGAACGGGGCCGTGGCGTACGCCCCGTCGGCCACCACCCACAGGGCTTTGCCCCACGACGCGAGGCACGACACCGCCCACCGGACGAGTTCGACGGCCCTCGCGTGCGTGGTCCGGAAGGCCGGCCGGTCGGCCGCCGGAAGGCCCGCCACGTCCTTCGCCCGGACGTACAACCGGGCGAGGACCGGGAGGGCCGTGGTCCCCCACGTCGGGTGCGTCACGAGCAACCCGAGGGCGACCCACACGTGCCCGTACACGTACGCCGACCCGGCCGGTCCGGGGGTCGGGTTGTGATGCCCCCCCGCGCCCTGGACGTGCGGCCCGTACCGCGCGGTCGGGGTGTCATCGCGAGCCAGCGTCCGGTGCTCGTCGGCGGCCACCAGGGGCTGGACGACCGCGCTCACCAACCGGGTCGCGCACGCGTCCGTCCGCCGGCCGCCGGCCGCCACGGTCGTGTCACACGACCGGAACTGGTCACCCAACCCGGCCGCCCGAATCCCCCCGGTGACCGTCCGCCGACTCCGAGCCAGAACCGCCCCGACGAGCAACCGGGCCCGTCGGGCGCCGGAACGGCGGTCGAGAGCGGTTCCCACGCGGGAAAACCAGTGGACGGTGGGAGGGGCGATCTGCGACGATGTCATGGCCGAGTCCGTTCGGGCGTGGGTTGGTGTGGTAACCCCCATCGGCCCGGACGGGCCGGCATTCTGTCCACCCGAACTCGCTACCACACGCCGTCACACGATTTCGCGGAAAGTACAGCAAGGAGTGTGACCCATGGTCAAGACCGCGAAGTCGGGCGAGCCGACGATCACCCGCCACCTGACCCCGGAGCGGACCGACTGCCCCCACTGCGGGGGGCCGATGCGGGCCGACGACGCGAACCCGCGGACGGTCCACACGCTGGCCGGGATCACCCGTCTGCACCTGACCGTCCGCCGGTGCCACCAGTACGGGTGTGTGGCCCGCCGCCGGCCGTACCGGCCCGAGGCCGGAGGCGCCAGTGTCCTCCCCCGGCACGAGTTCGGGCTCGACGTGATCGCCCTCATCGGGGCTCTCCGGTACACCGAACACCGGTCGATCCCCGAGATCCGAGCCCACCTGGTCGGCCGCGGGGTGACGATCGCCGAGCGGACGGTCACCAACCTGCTCGACCGGTATGACGAGTTGCTGGCTGTGGCTCTGGCCGACGACCGCCGACTCCGGACCCTCCTGGGTCGCCAGGGGCGGGTTCTCCTCGGGGTGGACGGATGGCAACCCGATGTCGGGCACGAGGTCCTGTGGGTCATCCGGGATTGCTTGTCGGGCGAGATCCTGTTGGCCGAGAGCCTCCTGTCGGCCCGCCATCAGGATCTCGGGGAACTCCTGGCGGCGGTGAAGGCGGCGTGTCCGGTCCCGGTCGCCGGGATCGTGTCGGATGGCCAGGCCTCGATCCGCAAGGCGGTGGCCGCCGTGTTCCCGGACACGCCCTACCAACGGTGCCCGTTCCACTTCCTGCGGGAGGCGGCCCGCCCGATCTACGAGGCCGACCGGCATGCCAAGAAGGAACTCCAGAAGACGGTCCGAGGTGTTCGCGGGATCGAGCGGACGGCCGAGGGGCGGACAGACCCCGCGGCCGACGTGATCCGGGGGTATTGCTCGGCCGTCCGGAGTGCCCTGACGGATGATGGCCGGCCGCCCGTGGAGGCGTCCGGCCTCCGACTCCACGATCGCCTGACGGCGATCCACGAGAGCCTCGGCCGGGCCGAGGAAAAAGGGGGGTTCCGACCGAACTCCGGAAGCGGAAAGGCATCCTCGACCGGGGGGTTGGAAGCGACCCTCGACCTGTGGCTCCCCGTTCGGACGGCG from Fimbriiglobus ruber includes the following:
- a CDS encoding transposase; this translates as MRADDANPRTVHTLAGITRLHLTVRRCHQYGCVARRRPYRPEAGGASVLPRHEFGLDVIALIGALRYTEHRSIPEIRAHLVGRGVTIAERTVTNLLDRYDELLAVALADDRRLRTLLGRQGRVLLGVDGWQPDVGHEVLWVIRDCLSGEILLAESLLSARHQDLGELLAAVKAACPVPVAGIVSDGQASIRKAVAAVFPDTPYQRCPFHFLREAARPIYEADRHAKKELQKTVRGVRGIERTAEGRTDPAADVIRGYCSAVRSALTDDGRPPVEASGLRLHDRLTAIHESLGRAEEKGGFRPNSGSGKASSTGGLEATLDLWLPVRTAFAWVHQAAHILGLEAPPGTVIRAKLGGLLGAMRRHRKAAGERAKGVDHFVKVSRRYWPGLFACYDTPDLPRTNNDLEQAFGSHRYHERRATGRKGASPALVLRGSARLVAGLATRRQKVTAADLAGANPAQWKQLRAALEERRQRRVERKRFRRDPQGYLKDLEIKLNQLSLPA
- a CDS encoding transposase, whose amino-acid sequence is MTSSQIAPPTVHWFSRVGTALDRRSGARRARLLVGAVLARSRRTVTGGIRAAGLGDQFRSCDTTVAAGGRRTDACATRLVSAVVQPLVAADEHRTLARDDTPTARYGPHVQGAGGHHNPTPGPAGSAYVYGHVWVALGLLVTHPTWGTTALPVLARLYVRAKDVAGLPAADRPAFRTTHARAVELVRWAVSCLASWGKALWVVADGAYATAPFLTPVNALGVRVVSRLRKDAGLWTEPGPRRPGPRGRRRISGDRRMSLAERAGQKGGWSTGTFDLYGKATVKRYKTFVATWRPAGGAIRVVRVDEPTGWRAYFCTDPAATVADILTRVAGRFTLETTFRDLKHVVGAGQQQVRRLPANVGAFHVCLWTFVMTEAWAWNATPDALVGHRATAPWDDAARRPSHADKRRGWRRELQGKEIRAALRPGMTEAEIQAAAEPLLDLAA